The following proteins are encoded in a genomic region of Primulina huaijiensis isolate GDHJ02 chromosome 3, ASM1229523v2, whole genome shotgun sequence:
- the LOC140972711 gene encoding jasmonoyl--L-amino acid synthetase JAR4-like gives MVNMLDKMEEVFDPEAVIEEFEAMTRDAGEVQTEALKKILEENGEAEYLQEWGLNGRTDPESFRACIPLVTHKDLESYIQRIADGQNSPILTGKPITTISLSSGTTQGKPKFVPFNDELMENTLQIFKTSFAFRNREYPIAGGKALQFIFSSKQFMTKGGLAAGTATTNVYRNSKIKKTMREMQIPFCSPDEVIFGPDFHQSLYCHLLCGLIFRDKVQVISSTFAHCIIHAFRTLEQVWEELVSDIREGVLSTRITVPSVRLAVSKILKPDSESANTISHKILGLSNWNGLVPELFPNAKYIYGIMTGSMEPYLMKLRHYAGNLPLLSADYGSSEGWIGVNVNPKLPPELATFAVLPNIGFFEFIPLNDDFNSVEPNPVGLTEVKVGEEYEVLVTNFAGLYRYRLGDVVKVKGFHNSTPELQFVCRKNLLLTINIDKNTEKDLQLSVEAAAKLLSAKNQEVVDFTSQVDISTDPAHYVIFWETSDDPNHEILQECCNCLDRSFVDAGYMSSRKVNTIGALELRIVKRGTFHKILDHYVGLGSAVSQFKTPRCVGPTNKIVLQILSNNVVKSYFSTAF, from the exons ATGGTTAACATGTTGGATAAAATGGAGGAAGTATTTGATCCAGAGGCAGTTATAGAAGAATTTGAAGCGATGACAAGGGATGCTGGAGAAGTTCAGACGGAAGCTCTAAAGAAAATATTGGAAGAAAATGGTGAGGCTGAGTATTTGCAAGAATGGGGTCTCAATGGAAGAACTGATCCTGAAAGCTTCAGGGCTTGTATCCCCCTTGTCACCCACAAGGACTTGGAATCTTACATTCAGCGAATCGCCGACGGCCAAAATTCACCCATTTTGACTGGAAAACCAATTACTACCATTTCATTGAG TTCTGGCACAACACAAGGGAAGCCAAAGTTTGTGCCTTTTAATGATGAATTGATGGAAAATACCCTGCAGATATTCAAAACTTCTTTTGCGTTTAGAAACAG AGAATATCCAATCGCGGGTGGAAAGGCATTACAATTCATTTTCAGTAGCAAACAATTCATGACAAAAGGTGGACTAGCAGCTGGAACCGCCACCACTAATGTGTACCGTAActcaaaaataaagaaaacaatgAGGGAAATGCAGATTCCATTTTGCAGTCCCGATGAAGTGATATTCGGCCCTGACTTTCACCAGTCTTTATACTGTCATCTTTTGTGTGGGCTAATCTTCCGAGACAAAGTTCAAGTCATTTCATCCACATTTGCCCACTGCATCATCCACGCCTTCCGAACTTTAGAGCAAGTTTGGGAAGAACTTGTCAGTGATATCCGAGAAGGAGTTCTCAGTACCCGAATCACGGTCCCATCAGTTCGATTGGCAGTGTCCAAGATTCTTAAGCCCGATTCTGAATCGGCTAATACAATTTCTCACAAGATCTTGGGATTAAGCAACTGGAATGGATTGGTCCCAGAGTTGTTTCCAAATGCCAAATATATTTATGGAATCATGACAGGTTCCATGGAGCCTTATCTAATGAAGTTGCGGCATTACGCTGGAAACTTGCCGTTATTAAGTGCTGATTATGGATCCTCTGAAGGGTGGATTGGAGTGAATGTCAACCCAAAGTTACCACCAGAACTAGCTACATTTGCTGTGCTTCCTAATATAGGTTTTTTTGAATTCATCCCTTTGAACGATGATTTCAACAGCGTCGAGCCGAATCCTGTTGGACTAACCGAAGTAAAGGTTGGTGAGGAGTACGAAGTCCTTGTCACTAATTTTGCAG GACTGTACCGTTACAGATTAGGAGACGTAGTCAAAGTTAAAGGATTCCACAACTCGACTCCCGAGCTCCAGTTCGTTTGCAGGAAAAATCTCCTTCTCACAATCAACATTGACAAGAACACCGAGAAGGATCTACAGCTATCAGTTGAGGCCGCGGCCAAGCTGCTATCTGCGAAGAATCAAGAAGTCGTAGATTTTACAAGCCAGGTCgatatatcaactgatcctgCCCATTATGTGATCTTCTGGGAAACGAGTGACGACCCGAATCATGAAATCCTCCAAGAATGCTGCAACTGTTTGGACAGATCATTCGTCGATGCAGGGTACATGAGTTCTCGGAAGGTGAACACCATTGGAGCCCTCGAACTCCGAATCGTGAAGAGGGGTACTTTTCACAAGATCTTGGATCACTACGTTGGATTAGGATCCGCTGTTAGTCAGTTCAAAACGCCGCGATGCGTGGGGCCAACAAACAAGATTGTGCTTCAAATACTGTCTAATAATGTCGTCAAGAGCTACTTCAGCACTGCATTTTAG